One window from the genome of Hydractinia symbiolongicarpus strain clone_291-10 chromosome 1, HSymV2.1, whole genome shotgun sequence encodes:
- the LOC130647300 gene encoding uncharacterized protein LOC130647300, translating into MATFNPKSFDKKLKSLDGSQTGIETLSLWILHHRQHANIITATWLDAVRKSQRPERRLGLFYLSNDVVQNGRRKAKDLVSAFGNVMKEATPFLCDDKIKAQVERVFNIWLERSVFDAELITELKKKLEVPSEQNKKEESKDEKTLETKPPPVQRKQVPPDFKVASLLVSVKKTTNLDHDVERKSKALENLKIDASSFESIKHIKDRSSVGRFHKQFQESKVILDDYIHTLKKSEKDKKVLMNLLSGGEAFYEVAQDEAKVIVNAYKTFGNRLNLMKKKLDSKLKKLGATPTGDSKRQSSDQLASNVGSTDEKRKIERISSVTNIEDMDLDSDSEEEVPPSQRYNPSTAPSHGETTPGKNKPEEHSKPASQALDAHPVFIPVATNGMTSYLNSTEQKGLVTSENNAIGTAAQETPLSEGSVGTPDGLVIAEDKGTSKTRFTSLFDKAIESKTTAAPTTTPVLDEQRSDAHTSESEQGDKPLQSLIDSLFPVLSKSLQTIKEKQQAVDDANKPSVNDAIAYALGAQTNDEVARKKSRFENDAAQVSLTNPKGLSETQTELISIAAGITKFGENFLPVTQPNTSHSSDSVFVNHSISNDGNVRPSDDDGMAKGGNEDYDRRRDDRKSRHNSGRHRRRSSSRSPPRRSSHRSRDGRDERHFDRRKASRRSPSPRKRRGSRSRRSSSRDRERRFSPDSKKAPYYNDRRSPTPELDSAMNPPPQFNSQAVPGSIMNPLMPAHNHMISNSNPNFPNPNSGVANQPFHLAPNVQTNDLNEAEMRANFDPSASSNMDDPQQKDSDTSQPNAATIMQLTNSLRPPMQPCSVGINAEERLGPSTPFPMQAANPLQLLQQTEHQPFLHPVGQTVISLNPPQHQLFSHQLGEDTRQGKPPPGTMSNPIQKLSQQSFLAESKPFQSQIAPNIQSFDGPPPFPGPPPVFRPTMPMQVMDDTFPQQPIFRPRYAPRFAEPDPLLDQLEQQQHVLNVGVRPANAPPEFNPRLRPNFDLRPAIRFRPRFNARPPFHGRPVM; encoded by the exons GTCAGAGACCAGAGAGAAGACTTGGATTGTTTTACCTTTCTAACGATGTTGTGCAGAACGGTCGGCGAAAAGCAAAGGACTTAGTGTCTGCGTTTGGTAATGTGATGAAAGAAGCAACTCCTTTTTTATG TGATGACAAGATCAAAGCACAAGTTGAGCGAGTTTTTAACATTTGGCTTGAGCGAAGTGTGTTTGATGCAGAGCTAATTACAGAATTAAAGAAAAAGCTTG AAGTTCCATCTGAACAAAACAAGAAGGAAGAGTCTAAAGATGAAAAGACGTTAGAAACGAAACCCCCTCCCGTACAGAGAAAGCAAGTTCCTCCCGATTTTAAG GTAGCTAGCTTGTTGGTGTCAGTTAAGAAAACAACAAACTTAGATCACGATGTTGAGCGTAAATCAAAAGCTTTGGAAAACTTGAAGATCGACGCATCGAGCTTTGAATCAATCAAACATATTAAAG ACCGATCAAGTGTGGGGAGGTTCCACAAGCAGTTTCAAGAATCCAAAGTCATTCTGGATGATTACATTCACACGTTGAAGAAGAGTGAGAAGGACAAGAAAGTGTTGATGAACTTGTTATCAGGTGGTGAAGCGTTTTACGAAGTCGCGCAGGATGAAGCAAAAGTTATCGTCAAC GCTTACAAGACTTTCGGCAATCGtttaaatttaatgaaaaagaaACTGGATTCAAAGTTGAAAAAACTGGGTGCAACGCCAACAGGGGATTCCAAGCGGCAATCGAGTGATCAATTGGCTTCAAATGTGGGGTCTACAGacgaaaagagaaaaatagaaCGCATAAGTAGTGTGACCAACATAGAAGATATGGATCTTG ATAGCGATTCAGAAGAAGAAGTCCCTCCATCCCAGAGGTACAACCCTAGCACAGCACCCTCGCATGGAGAGACAACACCCGGGAAAAATAAACCTGAAGAACACAGTAAACCGGCCTCACAAGCTCTGGATGCCCATCCTGTTTTTATTCCAGTCGCTACAAACGGTATGACGTCATATTTAAATTCAACAGAGCAGAAAGGTTTGGTGACGAGTGAAAACAACGCGATTGGAACTGCAGCGCAAGAAACTCCGCTATCAG AAGGTTCTGTCGGGACCCCAGATGGTTTGGTGATAGCGGAAGACAAAGGTACGTCAAAAACACGCTTCACATCTCTCTTTGATAAAGCGATAGAGTCTAAAACGACGGCAGCCCCAACGACGACGCCTGTATTAGACGAGCAGAGGTCGGATGCACATACATCGGAATCGGAACAAGGCGATAAGCCATTGCAATCGTTGATCGACTCTTTGTTTCCTGTACTTAGCAAAAGTTTACAAACTatcaaagaaaaacaacaagcaGTTGACGACGCAAATAAACCATCTGTAAATGACGCAATAGCCTACGCACTAGGTGCGCAGACAAACGACGAAGTTGCTCGAAAAAAATCCCGTTTTGAAAACGATGCGGCGCAAGTGTCGTTAACTAATCCGAAAGGACTGTCCGAAACTCAAACGGAACTCATTAGTATAGCTGCAGGTATAACTAAATTCGGCGAGAACTTTCTACCCGTTACTCAACCCAACACAAGCCATAGCAGCGACAGCGTATTCGTGAATCATTCAATATCTAATGACGGTAATGTTCGACCAAGTGATGATGACGGGATGGCCAAAGGCGGTAACGAGGATTATGATAGAAGACGTGACGACAGAAAATCCCGCCATAATTCTGGTCGTCATCGTAGACGTTCTTCAAGTAGGTCACCTCCACGACGTTCTTCGCATCGATCTCGAGACGGTCGAGACGAACGACATTTTGATCGACGAAAAGCATCCCGCCGTTCTCCTAGTCCCCGCAAAAGAAGAGGGAGTCGCAGCAGGAGGTCTTCGTCTAGGGATCGTGAACGTCGTTTTTCTCCCGATTCTAAGAAAGCGCCGTACTATAACGATCGCAGATCTCCCACCCCAGAATTAGACAGTGCAATGAATCCTCCTCCGCAATTCAATTCGCAGGCTGTACCTGGATCAATAATGAATCCGTTAATGCCGGCACATAACCACATGATTTCCAATTCTAATCCTAATTTCCCAAATCCTAATTCAGGTGTGGCGAATCAACCTTTCCACTTAGCACCAAACGTTCAAACTAATGACTTAAATGAAGCCGAAATGCGAGCCAACTTTGATCCTTCTGCGTCGTCAAATATGGATGATCCACAACAGAAAGACTCGGATACAAGTCAACCAAATGCTGCCACTATTATGCAGTTAACAAACTCGTTACGCCCACCCATGCAGCCCTGTTCTGTTGGAATAAATGCTGAAGAGAGATTAGGGCCATCCACACCTTTCCCGATGCAAGCAGCGAATCCATTGCAATTGCTTCAACAAACTGAACACCAACCTTTTTTGCATCCGGTGGGACAGACTGTAATTTCTTTAAATCCTCCCCAACACCAGCTATTTTCACATCAACTAGGCGAGGATACTAGACAAGGCAAACCTCCGCCTGGTACAATGTCTAATCCAATCCAGAAATTATCGCAGCAGTCATTTTTGGCCGAAAGTAAACCATTTCAATCACAAATCGCACCCAATATTCAATCCTTCGATGGACCTCCACCTTTTCCAGGTCCTCCGCCAGTCTTTAGGCCAACCATGCCGATGCAAGTCATGGACGACACGTTTCCACAGCAGCCAATATTTCGACCAAGATACGCGCCTCGCTTTGCTGAACCAGATCCTTTATTGGATCAgttagaacaacaacaacacgtgCTAAACGTGGGCGTCAGACCAGCAAACGCCCCGCCAGAATTCAATCCGCGCTTAAGACCAAATTTTGATCTGCGTCCTGCTATTAGATTTCGGCCTCGATTCAATGCAAGGCCTCCGTTTCATGGTAGGCCAGTCATGTGA